The Aedes albopictus strain Foshan chromosome 2, AalbF5, whole genome shotgun sequence region TCCCCCGCAGTCATGGAAATTGGGCAGAATTGTGAAGGTTTACCCTGGCAATGATTTGGTAGTGAGGGTAGTTGACGTAAAAACATCTACTGGGGTATACCGTCGTTCAGTATCCAGACTCGCACCGCTTCCAATCGAAGACAACGATCAAGCTCTCGCATCTACAGATCCACAGTAAAACCCGGCGGGAGAATGTTCGGTTGcgaacgtttattttttttttgcattgtttatttttgaccaattttttgttttgtatgaCCCACTCTGTATGTTAATGCCCAAGGAACCATCTTTCCCTTCATTCCCCTTCCCATTTGACCCATGTTCCCCCATTCATCGTAATTTGTCATTTAAACTATTAGTTTACCAATACCTTTCCCTAATTAGTCTTAAGAAAAGTAAAATCcttctagaagcttctcccgTTCTCCAGACCAgtcatttttgttgtttttgttttatctTGTCATTCCCACTGAAAGGGGAGGAGCCTATTTTGTAGTAGTTACTGTCACACATTACTGTATTTTGTAGTATATAAGTAAGTCATGTAGCGCAGAGCGCATCAGTTTTGTTTGACACGTCGCGGAATAAACATCATCGCTAAACGAATCACCCGGAGTTTTATTCTGCCACCGACAAGCCATCATTCCTGCCTCCGCTGCCGAAGCGAAGCGGCCGATCGCTGCTGCTGCCTCGAGATACAGTCCACCGCTCAACCGAGCAAATCCCGAGCATTAGCGCTGTTCATTCAGACCGCTCCACAACTCGACCCCACCAGTGGTAATCGATTGTGGATACCGGTTTGACTGCACACGGACAGACTAGTGCTCCAGAAGGTGCCAACCGAACAGTCGTTGCTGGAGCACCAGCAAGGAATTTTCAGTGCCCCATCGGTCCGCTCCACGATCAGAGCTTTCCGGTAACCTGTAGTGGATACCGGACCGACTTGCACACGGGTTCAACTGAACTTTCCTGGCCTGTTGGTGTTAGCCAGTGGCAAATTTCGGCTGCCCTTCTCTGGTTCCGTTCCCCGTCCGGATCTGCCCACATTGTGCACCGCACATTGGTCATAATAAGCCTTCCACATCTCACCCACCGTTGATGGTAAGGGCTGGTCCCAGTCCAACGCCTGATCCTTTTCGTTCCTGAATTTCCACAGATACTGCATGATTGTCTTTGCTGTGGTAATGACTGCGCCCAGGAGTCCCAACGGATCAAAGAGTGTTGCAATCATCGATAAAACTTGCCGCTTGGATAGTTGTTGAAAAGATGGACACGATGGAAAATCGAAGTTAAACCGAAGCTGTTCCGTGTTCGGCATCCACGTCAAACCAAGAGTTTTAACGGTCGAATCCGGATCCAAATTGATGCCTTCCGGTAAACGAATAGCCAAAtcatcctctgaaattccttccaaaaccgCCGGGTTATTAGACGCCCATTTCCTGAGTCTAAATCCTCCCTTCGTAGTAATTTCCTCCAGTTGTACACGAAGTTCGCAGGCTACTTGAACCGTATCAGCTCCCGTTATGACGTCATCCATATAGGTGTCTTCGGTGGCAGCCTTCGCAGCGAGCGGATATTTTTGTTCTTCATCCATGGCCAATTGGTTTAACGTACGTGTTGCTAAGAAAGGCGCCGGTTTCGTCCCGTACGTGACTGTGTTAAGCTCATAAACGTCCACCGTATCAGCTAGGTCGAATCGCCATAGAATACATTGCAAATGCCGGTCCTCCGGCAAAATAAAAATTTGCCGGAACATCTTTTCTACGTCGGCCACCAACATTATCTGTTTCATTCGACTCCGGAGcatgatacagtagacgttcgataactgcaacatgtttacgtttcacttagcgaacgaaaattcaataactgcaacgcctgacagtgtcaacaaaccgtcaattaacgtaaaatgaacgaaaaattcattcgactgttcattagggctaacatggcgcaccattttgacgtttggcggtgcgataactgcaaatttgttgcacttaccggacttgcagttagaaagcattgcagttaaaccgtttgcaccgaccgaacgtctactgtagatcGCAGATCTTCTTGGACGATTGGGCCAACCAGCAACGAATCGTTGAGTGAAATTCCTGTCGACGTCTTGCATGAGGCGTCAAATACCACTCGCAATTTTGTGGTGGTACTAGCTTTCTTAATCACTGGGTGGTGTGGCAAATAACATCGTTTCCTTGGTTCTCCAAACTCCTCTACCTTGGTCATGTACCCTAATTTCACGTACTCCGTCATGAACTGATGATATTGCTCCTTCAGATCGGCATCCCTCGCCAATCTGCGTTCCGTGCCTTGAAAACGCCGAAATGCGATGTCCCGTGACTCGCCCATTCTGGAAACAATGTCTTCATCCTTTTGTAACTAGCTGCCTGCCAACTACTTACCCGTACAAGCTAGCAGCAGCAAGAAACTCCTCGAACTGGGTCTCAgagtcggcttactactgggtgATCAAGGGACGCGTGACAAAGTATGGAAAACACAAGAATTTTCATGTTCTTTAAACATTTATTTGCCCTATTCTGTGGCGTGTGGGTGTGTGGGGGACGGGAGTAGGCCGTTGCTCCAATTCCCGCCATCGGAAAAGAAGGGGGGGGTATAGCAACACTACGCGGCACTACTTTTATCCGATCGTAAGGATCGGTGTTACTCACACGGACGCCTATATTGTTCTGCCTCAAAACTTCTCAATTTGGAAGACGGCAGCGCCCATGGAACAGAATGCACAGCCATGACACACATAAACACGAAAATCACGATGGCCATGTTCTATCCCTTCAGTAATACCATGTTACAATATTGGTAGCGGAGTAACCCTCTCAGTCGTGTATTCCTACTGTGTTATTACTatacaaaaaaacatgaaatttccgCCAACATTCGGCTCATACAGAAATAAAAACCTAAAGATGTAACCGACAGGTTACACTTTGGCAGAGAAACAGAATATCGACCATCAGAATTCCTGCAAACCGACCGTTGGAAAAGTTCTTCACACATTTTTTCCTTTGATGAAAGTACTTTTGTAGCGCCAACTTCCTCGCTAGCCCAAAATTGAGCGACCAATTCTTCTAAATTTGCGTTAGATGCCGTGTTACAGTTGACTCGAAGACCTTCGATGGACCTTGTTAGACCTCCACAAACCACCCATCCGAATACCGATTCATTGAGTGTCGGCATTTGTTTTCCAAGCTGAATTCTTCCGCCAGATTCGAAGAAATCGAAGAAGGACTCGATACCGAGCACCATGTCGACTGCACTAGGTTAAAAAAAGGCTGGATCTGCCAAGCTGACCCCTTCAGGTATCGTCCATCCTTCCGTGTTCACCTTCGCCGTAGGCAAATCCGCTGTAACCTTCGGAAGAACCAGGAAGCTTACGTTCCGAAAGAAATCCGTAACTCGAGAGCAAACCATCGCCTGGATTTTGTATTTTGCCTTCATAGCTGCTTGACCAATTCCGAGGACTGAGATATCTACCCTTTGTCGCTAAGTTCGAAGGCGTTGGCTCAACCGTTCAGTAATGAAATTGCTTTCCGAGCCGAAATCCAGTAATGCGTGAGCCGAAAACTGACTACCTTCATCATCTTCCACGATGACGACCGCAGTAGCCAAAAGAACTTGAGAGGAAACATGCTGAACTGCACCAGAAACCAAGAATTGAGTGGCGACCATGTTCACCACCTGAGAAGAACTTGCACCAGCAGACTCATCAGGATCCGATGGAGTAGTCGGATTGCTACTTCCAGTAGCTGCAGTGACCTTTACTGCTCCGTCTTTCTCCGGCTTGAAGCACACCATAGTGTGATGGCGTTTTTTTGCAACTACGGCATGAATACTTCAATTTCTGCACAGCGAATTCGACCTCAACACTGCTTCCCTGTCGCGCACCGACATCCGTTGGAAAGCTGTACACTGATAAAGTTGGTGAGTCTCTTTGCAAACCGGACATCGTCCCCCAGACGACTGGACAGCTTCGTAACTGGCCTTCACAGTTGACGCCTTCTGTCTTATCGGTTGTTGCATTTGGTGAGACCCCTTGGTATCCAAAGCCTTCACTGGCAGCGATTCCAAAACCCGAATTCGTCGATGTATGAAATCGGTGATGTCTGCCAACGTATCCTTATTCTTCGTTGAAGATTGCTCCTCCCAGCCTCTACGAGTGATTGAATCCAGCCGTGTAGTCAGCAGGTTAACAAGTAGCAGGTCCTTGTATTCCTCTGGTTTGATCACCTGATCCAAATTTTTCACGACCCTCTCGAATCCGTCCATCAGAGAATGCAAGTCCACCACAGACTCCTTAGACAACGAAGGTAAGTTGAATAGCGCTTGCACCTGACGCTTTTTCAACTGCTTGCTATTATCGTACCTTTTAAGCAGCAAGTCTCAAGCTACCTGATAGTTGGCCTCTGTTAGCTTCAATGGATCGATCAAGCCCTTGGGTTCACCTTGAAGACACCGTTtcagataaggggctgtccataaaccacgtggtcatttttttgggacttttcaacaccccccccccctgcgtggtcattagtccatacaaaaaaaaatatttgtccatacaaaatggtcattggccgaacccccccccccccccctcatgaccacgtggtttatgaacagcccctaatgaaACTTCTCAACCTCTGGTAAGTCCGTTTTTCTATGGATTAGAGAAGTGTACAAATCCCTAAAGCTAATCCATTCATCGATGTTCCCGTCAAATACGTGGAGCTTGATTTGTGGGAGACGAACGTGATCCAACGTGCCATGCCCATGAAGCAAAGTTTCGTTTCCTCGTATAGACTGATTTCTGTCGTCGGGTCCCACGAATTCCTTGGCCTTATCCATTAGTAAGGATTTACAATTATAATATCTATCGCTATACAATAACCTAGCCGTATCATATGCCCCTTCCTCATCCTCAAATTTATCATGAGCTTGGACCTCATTCAGAATCACTCTGTAGTTCTTCCACAGCTCATCGATACTGTCCAAGCGAACGTTGATGGCACTGGCAGTACAGGTTGGCTGgaaatcctgaacaaatctccAAATGTCGTCCAGGGATGTTTGGATGTTCTTAAGCTGGACCATCAACAGCTTCAGCGTAGGCGTCTTCTTCTTACGGGGTGCCATCGTTGATGTACGTCACTCGGTCAGATAAAAGAGAAGGATGGTGTAGAACTCCGAATGGTCCACCACTTCGGCTGGCATATACTGTAGAAGCCTACCTGGGAGACTAATTTGTTGCACCGGGAACAACTGCAGGTCATCCAACCGAATTACGTCACAACGACTCGCCTCAGAATTGGAACGCCGCACAACACCTCACGTAGCAGCATAAATCATCAGGTCGATTGTTGAGGGAAGAGGGAAAGATCCACATGTAGTGTCCTAAAGTCCTAGCTTCAGCAGGCATATACTGTAGAACTCACCTACGAGAACTAACAGCTGTCCAAATCGTTGAGTGGTCCTAATTTTACAGTCGAGTTCGAGAGTGACCTCGACCAAGGTGATTAGGCTTGAAGTAGCAGCGACGGTCCGATTATCCTTGTTTGGGACCATAGAGCAGCATGCCGAGAGTGTTTCGGGTTCCCAGGATCTCTTCCAGCATATTAAAAAACACTCGCGGTTTGGGGTATAACAACGGACTGCACAGCAATTTACATTTATTTAGAACTTAAacgctaacaaattttgttcttaAAGCTAACACTTTAAAACTACCGCGCGGACGGAGCCTTGTCCACGTATATCGTCGGCCTGTCGAGATTGCACTGGCTATCTGCCTTACAGATGATGATCTCCTACCTACAGATGCAATGTTCGATGTTTTCGTTCGGGATATTCCATCGGTTTCGCGAGTACCTCTTGACTTATCTCCTCTCAATATCAAACTCACCACTGCAGGACTTTACGGGTGACGTCATGAATATGAGTAGGTAGACTTTCAACGCCAGAGATAATCTCCATAGACAATCTCTGCTTTCGACGATCCGGTTGAAATGTAGCTCCAGGATTGTAGTGTTGGAGGGGTTTAGGGTTACTCTCAAACAAAACTTATAATGGAAATTTCTGTGAATTTTTCTAGACGAATAACGGATGAAATTCTTGAGTTTCTGGgaatatttctgaagcattttttgggGAAATTGCTAGAGAGGTTCCTGAggatattttttgaagatattttgaggaaattcctgtgaaaaATAACTGGACATGTTTTCTAATAGATATCCAGGGGAAATGACTGCATGAATCtttgaggaatacttgaaggcatTCCTCAAAACTAAGgacttccataagaaattcctgcatgaatccaagaagaaacccatgaagagttcctagagaaatcctagatgtattttctggaggaaccttaaatGAAATATCATGGAGGAATATTACCGTTTGaatttgaaattcttggagaaatggcaGAAGCAATTCAAGTTACAAATCCTTGATTGAAACCcctgtaggaaaaaaaatgttgaaggaatcccgagagaattgtCTCGACTAATTTCAGAAGAATCATTGGATTACATATAAAATACAAGGAAAGATTCCCAATAAAACTTCTCGAATAACACTTTGATAAAACTAGAGTTTCTTTAGAATATTATTACCGGCACAATACtgggtcaaattaaaaatgaatcgtGTGCAGCTCTGCCGAGCTAAACCGTCGTTGGTTCACCAAGCTGCGGCCTTTCAACTTTCGAGTAGACCGTGTGTATGCGGTGGGCAAGCAACTTTTCCAGCACACAGCGAAAAACTTTGCAGTCGCTATTGTAGAAATCGCCTACCCAACGGGAAAGATTTACCACGGCGCGGAACCATTCTCAAAAACCTGTTGCGGATCGGGCGATTTACAAAAATCGCGGGCACTGCAGATCTGTGATGCTTTTTTCATTTGGTTTGTTGATCTCCTGTTTGACATTTCCCAACATTTATAGCATATATAGCTATAGCATGCAAGTCAGTTTATTCCCGCACGTAGCCAGTTCTTGTAAATCCGAGATTTATTTTTAGTGTGCCGAAATCGGCGTACTAAAGTTAAATCTCGGCttaaaatcaaggataataccgtttgatgcttaagaaaatcgaggataatacgaGATAGGCGTCTAAAacgctgtggagcttaccgccataagtgctaaattgccacgctgcagagtggtttcgcagcgcggtgtcacgaacactaatgcaaatctactggttgaaaatatgcccatttgattttgctgggaacagctgatctttgtttactattttcaaccagtaactcaggtggtgttcgtgtaatgcagcgtgtacgtacacgcaacacccctaaaagcagaaaccactagagTGTATGCCggtcagggatgccaggtgaaattttcaaatgtctttaCAAGGCACTCTAAAgtgtcttcacatgtcttcacaccccATAAATATTGTTGCTTTGGTATAAAATTAATGTTAGAAGTCAAAATGTATATGTTCTCACTTAGCTTTATATGATGGAATATACCGTGAGgtcatccagcaataatgcattaaTGTTAGAAGTCAAAATTTATATGTTCTCACTTAGCTTTATATGAAGGAATATACCGTGAGGttatccagcaataatgcatggttctctccagaatttccatggcaattttaaggagttttcccgaaaattcctaaaaaaaattctgccagaagttcctcaagaactcctctaggagttccaccagagttctttcataagtttcccgagaatttcccAGCTATGTTTCCcgagaattccctcaggattttttcaacaagttactccagaagttcctcggaaaattctacaCGAGAGCCTCgacaattcttccaggacttccagggaatcctttcatgaattccttgaaCAGTTTGTCGGGAAATCCACCTGtagatcttcgggaattcttcaaggcattcatcagaaattcctccaggcaatcttcggaaattcttatagaattccttctgaagatccttgagaattcctacaagagttcctcggaaattcttacaggagtttctcgggaattcctctaggacttcatcGGGAGGTCgaggaatcgaaatcgaatcgaatctagaattcttccaggagtttcgggaattactctaggagttcctcggaaattcttcctggagcttctcggtaattcttccaggagttccacgagaattccaccaggagatcctcgagaactccttcagatgatcatcaaaaaaccctccaggagtttgtcggAAATTCCCTCAGGTGATCCATGGAGAAAATCGACGAGAATCctcaccaattcctccaggagttccttaacaatttatccaaggatcttcaggagttccttcaagagatCCTTTGGAATTATTACAGGAGATCCTCagtaaattccttccaggagttcttcaggaatttttgcaggagttcatcgggaatttctccagaagttcatcgagaattccttcaggaattccttaaaaagtttctcgagaaaacctccaggagttctttggaagttcctcttgggattcctcgggGATATTCTGAGGAGTTACATGCTTCtcgggaatcccttcaagaattccccgtgcagttcttcatagtttctcgagattcttttccggcagttcctcgggaattcctcttggtcctcagaaaacctactccaggagttttcccaacgatttcctggaggtattcatcttCTGGCAGCACTGCTTGTTAGCAATCGTGTGTACATCGAGTgc contains the following coding sequences:
- the LOC134286505 gene encoding uncharacterized protein LOC134286505 translates to MGESRDIAFRRFQGTERRLARDADLKEQYHQFMTEYVKLGYMTKVEEFGEPRKRCYLPHHPVIKKASTTTKLRVVFDASCKTSTGISLNDSLLVGPIVQEDLRSTLSNVYCIMLRSRMKQIMLVADVEKMFRQIFILPEDRHLQCILWRFDLADTVDVYELNTVTYGTKPAPFLATRTLNQLAMDEEQKYPLAAKAATEDTYMDDVITGADTVQVACELRVQLEEITTKGGFRLRKWASNNPAVLEGISEDDLAIRLPEGINLDPDSTVKTLGLTWMPNTEQLRFNFDFPSCPSFQQLSKRQVLSMIATLFDPLGLLGAVITTAKTIMQYLWKFRNEKDQALDWDQPLPSTVGEMWKAYYDQCAVHNVGRSGRGTEPEKGSRNLPLANTNRPGKFS